The Myxococcales bacterium nucleotide sequence CATCGAGCGCAGCCGATCGATCGCGGGCTCGACCCCCGAGGAGCGGCAGCTCGCGTACGACGACTGGGCCGCGGCCGCCGGCTCCGACGCCGCCCGCGCCGACGGCTGGTTCGAGCGCGAGGAGGATCGGCGCGTCATCGAGCTGCCACGGTTCCGGATCGATCTCATGCCGGTCACCAACGCCGCCTACGCCGAGTTCGTCGCCGACGGTGGCGCCCCGGCGCCGACGATGGACGAGGCGACCTGGGTCGCGCAGGGCTTCCAGCAGGACTGGGCCACCGAGGTCGCGCGGTTCGTGTGGACGGACGGGCATCCGCCGGCGGGGCGCGAGGACCACCCGGTGGTGCTGGTCGACTGGGACGACGCGGCGGCCTACTGCGCGTGGCGCGGCCAGGCGGTCGGCGCGCCGCGGCGGCTGCCGGGCGCCCACGAGTTCGAGAAGGCGGCGCGCGGCGACGCCGGCCAGCCGTACCCGTGGGGGCCGACCTTCGACCGCGACAAGCTCAACTCCGCCGACGGTGGGCCGCGCGACACGGTCGCGGTCGGCAGCTTCGGCACCGGCGTCAGCCCGACCGGCGTCCTCGACCTCGCCGGCAACGTCTTCCAGTGGACCGCGACGCGGTGGCCGGCCACCGCCGCCGGTCCCGGGCCGGCGGCGCAGATGACCGTGAAGGGCTCGGCCTGGGACGACCACGCCGGGCTCGGGCGCGGCGCCGCCTGGCACGGTCGGCCGCGGCACGCCCGTCACGTCATCGTCGGCTTTCGCTGCGCCGGCCCGTGATCGCGCTGGTCGTGCACGGCGGCGCCGGCGCGCTCGCGCCCGACGATCAGGCGCGCGCCGCCGCTGGCTGTGCGGCGGCGACGGCGATCGGCTTCGCGCGGCTGCGCGCCGGTGCCAGCGCGCTCGACGCGGTCCAGGCCGCGGTCCGCGCGCTCGAGGACGATCCGGTGTTCAACGCCGGCGTCGGCGCCGTCTTGACCCGCGCCGGCACGGTCGAGCTCGACGCGGCGATCATGGATGGCGCGACCGGGCGGGTCGGCGGCGTCGCCGCGGTGCCCGACCTGCGCCGGCCGATCGATCTGGCGCGCGCGGTCCTCGACGACGGCGAGCACCTACTGCTGGCGGGGCCGGCCGCCTGGGACTTCGCGCGCCGCCACGGCCACGCGCCGGCGCCGGCGGGCACGATGGTCACGCCCCGCGCCCGGGCGCGCTTGCTCGGGCGCCGCGGCGACGTCGCCGGCGGCACCGTCGGCGCGGTCGCGCTCGACGCCGGCGGCGCGCTGGCGGCCGCGACCTCGACCGGCGGGATCAGCGGCAAGCGCCCCGGCCGCGTCGGCGACTCGGCCATCCCCGGCTGCGGCACCTGGGCTGATCGCGGGTGCGCGGCCTCGGCCACGGGCGCCGGCGAGGCGATCGTGCGCGCGACCTTGACCCGCCGGCTGGCCCTGGCGATCGCGGCCGGCGCGGGGCCGGCGGTCGCCGCCGCCGAGCTGCTCGACGAGCTGGCCGGGCAGGGCGCGGGCGCCGGGGTGATCGTCGTCGATCAGCGCGGACAGGTCGCCGCGGTCCATCGGACCTCGACCATGGCCTTCGCCGCCATGCGCGACGCCGGCGGCGGCGTGCGCGCCACCGCCGGAGTCTCCACCACCGCCGCCGCCGATCTCGAAGCGCTGCTCGCGTCGGCGAGCAGCGCCGTCACATGAAGAACGTGAACTTCTCGCTCTCGTTGGCCTTGGGCCCCAGCACGCCCTCGAGGTCGTTGCCGGCCTCGATCACCTCTTGCAGCTTCTTGCGGATCGCGTCGACGCGCTTGGCGTAGAGGGCCAGCGACGCGAAGCCGTCGGGGCCCTGGACCAGCCCCTCGAGGATCTGGGTCGGCGCCATGACGAGCAGCTTCTTCGACGGGATCGGCGCGCCCGGGTCGAGGTTCTGACCGGGGATCGCGAAGTCGCCGCGCTGCCAGCTGCCGCTGGCGTTGACCCGGTAGGCCAGCGTCTCGACCGCGCCGTCGGGGCAGGTGCCGTTGGTCGAGGGCTTGGTGTCGCCCTGGCAGAACGGCGGCCCGACCTCGACCAGCTTGGCGCCGAATTCGCCGCCGGCCGGGTCGTCCGGGCCCGGGTTCGAGACCAGCACCGCGTAGCGCACGCCGACCGCCTTCTCGAAGCCGGAGTT carries:
- a CDS encoding SUMF1/EgtB/PvdO family nonheme iron enzyme translates to MHRRGALVVVVGLAACGGHGPRYAPAVPVAAIVDAPARAVVYGGGPAALSRAADAQMVVIERSRSIAGSTPEERQLAYDDWAAAAGSDAARADGWFEREEDRRVIELPRFRIDLMPVTNAAYAEFVADGGAPAPTMDEATWVAQGFQQDWATEVARFVWTDGHPPAGREDHPVVLVDWDDAAAYCAWRGQAVGAPRRLPGAHEFEKAARGDAGQPYPWGPTFDRDKLNSADGGPRDTVAVGSFGTGVSPTGVLDLAGNVFQWTATRWPATAAGPGPAAQMTVKGSAWDDHAGLGRGAAWHGRPRHARHVIVGFRCAGP
- a CDS encoding isoaspartyl peptidase/L-asparaginase, which gives rise to MARSAAARPSRHRRLSLRRPVIALVVHGGAGALAPDDQARAAAGCAAATAIGFARLRAGASALDAVQAAVRALEDDPVFNAGVGAVLTRAGTVELDAAIMDGATGRVGGVAAVPDLRRPIDLARAVLDDGEHLLLAGPAAWDFARRHGHAPAPAGTMVTPRARARLLGRRGDVAGGTVGAVALDAGGALAAATSTGGISGKRPGRVGDSAIPGCGTWADRGCAASATGAGEAIVRATLTRRLALAIAAGAGPAVAAAELLDELAGQGAGAGVIVVDQRGQVAAVHRTSTMAFAAMRDAGGGVRATAGVSTTAAADLEALLASASSAVT